In Streptomyces sp. NBC_00306, a single genomic region encodes these proteins:
- a CDS encoding MIP/aquaporin family protein, protein MSNGDIFLGEVIGTAILILFGAGVCAAVTLHHSKAKAAGWIVIAFGWGFGVLAGAYTAAPLSGGHLNPAVTLGVAVDTGEWGKVPLYILAQMVGAVLGAVLAYLVYFAQFRANAEEDKAQPTLGIFSTGPEVRSPVANTMTEVIATVALVLPILAFGKNDGIGIGQIPGQDAGIYGSGISILLVSLLVVGIGLSLGGPTGYAINPARDLGPRLTHAVLPIPNKGSSDWGYAWVPVVGPVIGGLLAGLIFNAAF, encoded by the coding sequence ATGAGCAATGGGGACATTTTCCTCGGTGAGGTCATCGGCACCGCGATACTCATCCTGTTCGGCGCGGGAGTCTGCGCCGCCGTCACCCTCCACCACTCCAAGGCCAAGGCCGCCGGCTGGATCGTCATCGCCTTCGGCTGGGGTTTCGGAGTGCTGGCGGGTGCGTACACCGCCGCTCCCCTGTCGGGCGGCCACCTCAACCCCGCGGTGACCCTCGGCGTGGCCGTCGACACCGGGGAGTGGGGCAAGGTTCCGCTCTACATCCTGGCGCAGATGGTCGGCGCGGTCCTCGGAGCCGTACTGGCCTACCTCGTCTACTTCGCACAGTTCCGGGCCAACGCCGAGGAGGACAAGGCCCAGCCGACGCTCGGGATCTTCTCGACCGGCCCCGAGGTCCGCAGCCCGGTCGCCAACACCATGACCGAGGTCATCGCGACCGTCGCGCTGGTGCTGCCGATCCTCGCCTTCGGCAAGAACGACGGCATCGGCATCGGCCAGATCCCCGGGCAGGACGCGGGCATTTACGGCTCCGGCATCTCGATCCTGCTGGTGTCCCTGCTGGTCGTCGGCATCGGTCTCTCGCTCGGCGGGCCGACCGGTTACGCCATCAACCCCGCGCGCGACCTGGGCCCCCGGCTGACCCACGCCGTTCTGCCGATCCCCAACAAAGGCTCGTCCGACTGGGGTTACGCGTGGGTGCCGGTGGTCGGGCCGGTGATCGGCGGGCTGTTGGCCGGCCTCATCTTCAACGCAGCCTTCTAG
- the glpK gene encoding glycerol kinase GlpK, translating into MTDRFVAAIDQGTTSSRCIIFNQDGAIVAVDQREHRQIFPKPGWVEHDATEIWSKVQAVVAGAIAKAGLRADQLSALGITNQRETTVLWDRATGKPVHNAIVWQDTRTSALCHELGGTDGQDRFRDATGLPLASYFSGPKAAWLLDNVPGLRSRAERGEIAFGTIDSWLIWNLTGGTEGGVHATDVTNASRTMLMNLQTLQWDSSILAAMNVPESVLPEIRSSSEVYGTAVGQLAGVPVASALGDQQAAIFGQACYDTGTAKNTYGTGSFLLLNTGNRPVPSKSGLITTLGYKIGDENPVYCLEGSIAITGALVQWFRDQLGIIRSADEIETLAASVDDNGGAYIVPAFSGLFAPYWRSDARGVITGLTRYVTKAHLARAVLEATSWQTREVVDAMYQDSGVQITTLKVDGGMTANNLLMQHQADVLGVPVIRPKVSETTCLGAAYAAGLATGVWADLDELKTHWQRDVEWTPRMEAPVREREYANWRKAVERSFGWEDDGGRS; encoded by the coding sequence ATGACGGACAGGTTCGTCGCCGCAATCGACCAGGGCACCACGTCCAGCCGCTGCATCATCTTCAACCAGGACGGTGCCATCGTCGCCGTCGACCAGCGCGAACACCGTCAGATCTTCCCCAAGCCGGGCTGGGTGGAGCACGACGCGACCGAGATCTGGTCCAAGGTGCAGGCGGTGGTCGCGGGTGCCATCGCCAAGGCCGGGCTGCGGGCCGACCAGCTCAGCGCTCTCGGCATCACCAATCAGCGCGAGACGACGGTCCTGTGGGACCGCGCGACCGGCAAGCCGGTGCACAACGCGATCGTGTGGCAGGACACCCGCACGTCCGCCCTGTGCCACGAACTGGGCGGCACGGACGGTCAGGACCGCTTCCGGGACGCGACCGGGCTGCCGCTCGCCAGCTACTTCTCCGGCCCCAAGGCCGCCTGGCTGCTGGACAACGTGCCCGGTCTGCGCAGCCGCGCCGAGCGCGGTGAGATCGCCTTCGGCACCATCGACTCCTGGCTGATCTGGAACCTCACCGGTGGTACGGAGGGCGGCGTTCACGCCACGGACGTGACCAACGCGTCCCGCACCATGCTGATGAACCTCCAGACCCTCCAGTGGGACAGTTCGATCCTCGCGGCCATGAATGTGCCCGAGTCCGTCCTTCCGGAGATCCGGTCGTCCTCGGAGGTCTACGGGACGGCCGTCGGCCAGCTGGCCGGGGTGCCGGTCGCCTCCGCACTCGGCGACCAGCAGGCCGCGATCTTCGGCCAGGCCTGCTACGACACGGGAACGGCCAAGAACACGTACGGCACCGGCAGCTTCCTGCTGCTGAACACCGGCAACCGCCCCGTGCCGTCCAAGAGCGGGCTCATCACCACCCTGGGCTACAAGATCGGTGACGAGAACCCGGTGTACTGCCTGGAGGGCTCGATCGCGATCACCGGCGCGCTGGTGCAGTGGTTCCGCGACCAACTGGGCATCATCCGCAGCGCCGACGAGATCGAGACGCTGGCGGCGAGTGTGGACGACAACGGCGGCGCCTACATCGTGCCCGCCTTCTCCGGCCTCTTCGCCCCGTACTGGCGCTCCGACGCCCGTGGTGTGATCACCGGTCTGACGCGGTATGTCACCAAGGCACACCTGGCGCGCGCCGTCCTGGAGGCGACCAGCTGGCAGACGCGTGAGGTCGTGGACGCGATGTACCAGGACTCCGGGGTGCAGATCACGACCCTGAAGGTGGACGGCGGTATGACGGCGAACAATCTGCTGATGCAGCATCAGGCGGACGTCCTGGGCGTGCCGGTGATCCGGCCGAAGGTGTCCGAGACGACATGCCTGGGCGCCGCCTACGCGGCCGGTCTCGCCACCGGTGTCTGGGCGGACCTCGACGAGCTGAAGACCCACTGGCAGCGCGATGTGGAGTGGACGCCGCGGATGGAGGCCCCGGTCCGCGAACGCGAGTACGCGAACTGGCGCAAGGCGGTGGAGCGGAGCTTCGGCTGGGAGGACGACGGCGGCCGGT